One stretch of Vibrio nitrifigilis DNA includes these proteins:
- a CDS encoding bifunctional diguanylate cyclase/phosphodiesterase, which yields MLTTSFVIESDATHRELHKALKEISIAADCEVLVQLFSSQSPNVVQSMANIILAVLPRAHLIGMSTTQVIHHGDIFSNQTLVSISQLQQTTLTSAKVLYGRDPVRDGYDLMNQLELTDDSKCIISFADRMNNESSERFKVFDQREKVVPITGGTSVPTEYGQWVLFGNQCYQNAIVAIALTDKTLFFEVGGYKQWNPIGRSFRVTKADGNFVSGIDNKPIEDLYRYYLNYGEQLDCQLLKSFPLVKEGKEDQDVYIPQVFRDGAIQFSNRLMIGDEVRFCFDHPSLTLEQVKMGAHRLNEQTPEKIFVYNCITRLRFIEHNKELQPLQGVTNICGCYCMGEFWHDGSHQRVMHHSMTYLALREGDVQPHSDKQFLSAPSRGVTAPLFSLIRNAFSDIDMLNKGLEQKIQRQASLLTASYRIDTRTALPNRSVLQEHLSGIRDHEHLLTLKVTNFSQINEKYGYKVGDKLLLDLSVHFQLHINQNISVECKLYAIGVGEWAAIFSSHKDSELIQKEFDCFVDELEHVNFEPYGLPEMDYLSISLCAGLVSRRDFPGQTADDLLLRSIEARRYAYKNNLHFCNALSLVGQDEVRREQLKWLSYVSRAVLDNNVLIYSQPIFAAGTHKKVSQECLVRLEEKGEIILPGRFLPVIAGTHLYTRLSHQLISRIGEFMRERDDSFSINLSPQDLMSDHTLAHLENMVRSLNAPGRFGLEVLETEQIKDYGRMIEVCDHFRSLGAKIVVDDFGSGYSNIDEIVKLEPQIIKLDGSLIRTIDSDPKQRKITEQLVKLCHVLDAQTVAEFVHNEQVCRICEDIGVDYLQGFYLGKPARLV from the coding sequence ATGCTGACAACTTCATTTGTTATTGAGTCCGATGCTACTCATCGTGAACTGCATAAAGCTTTGAAAGAGATATCTATCGCGGCCGATTGCGAGGTTCTTGTTCAGCTATTCTCAAGTCAAAGTCCCAACGTTGTGCAGTCGATGGCAAACATCATTCTTGCCGTTTTACCTCGTGCACACCTCATCGGTATGAGTACCACTCAGGTGATCCATCATGGCGATATCTTTAGTAATCAGACGTTAGTATCAATTAGTCAACTGCAGCAGACGACTTTAACCAGTGCGAAAGTATTGTATGGTCGAGACCCTGTTAGAGATGGTTATGATCTGATGAATCAGCTCGAACTAACGGATGATTCAAAATGTATTATCAGCTTTGCTGATCGAATGAATAATGAGAGCTCTGAACGGTTTAAGGTTTTTGATCAGCGGGAAAAAGTTGTCCCTATTACGGGGGGGACATCGGTGCCTACTGAATACGGCCAATGGGTGTTATTCGGCAATCAATGTTATCAAAATGCCATTGTCGCGATTGCTCTCACGGATAAAACGCTGTTTTTTGAAGTGGGTGGCTATAAGCAATGGAATCCTATTGGGCGTTCGTTTCGAGTAACGAAAGCAGACGGTAACTTTGTTTCAGGCATTGATAATAAACCAATTGAAGACTTATACCGTTATTACCTCAATTACGGTGAACAGTTAGATTGCCAACTGTTAAAAAGCTTTCCTCTAGTAAAAGAAGGAAAAGAAGACCAAGACGTATACATTCCGCAAGTTTTTCGTGATGGGGCAATCCAATTTAGTAATCGATTGATGATTGGCGATGAAGTTAGATTCTGTTTTGACCATCCGTCTTTGACATTGGAACAGGTGAAAATGGGTGCTCATCGGCTGAATGAACAAACTCCCGAAAAAATCTTTGTGTATAACTGCATTACCCGTCTGCGTTTTATTGAACACAATAAAGAGCTACAACCTCTGCAAGGTGTCACTAATATTTGTGGATGTTATTGTATGGGGGAGTTTTGGCATGATGGCTCTCATCAGCGAGTGATGCACCATAGTATGACGTACTTGGCTTTACGAGAAGGTGATGTGCAGCCTCACAGTGACAAACAATTCTTATCTGCCCCAAGTCGAGGAGTCACCGCTCCGCTGTTCAGTTTAATTCGGAATGCCTTTTCCGATATCGATATGCTCAATAAAGGTTTAGAGCAAAAAATACAGCGTCAGGCATCATTGCTGACAGCCAGTTATCGGATTGATACTCGAACCGCATTACCGAACCGCTCTGTATTGCAAGAGCATTTAAGTGGTATTCGTGATCATGAGCACTTACTCACTTTGAAAGTGACTAACTTCAGTCAAATCAACGAAAAATATGGTTATAAAGTTGGCGACAAGCTGTTATTAGATTTGAGTGTTCATTTTCAATTACACATCAATCAAAATATCAGTGTGGAATGTAAGTTGTATGCGATTGGCGTAGGCGAGTGGGCTGCGATCTTTTCTAGCCATAAAGACTCAGAGCTGATTCAAAAAGAATTTGATTGTTTTGTGGATGAACTCGAGCATGTCAATTTTGAACCCTATGGCTTACCTGAGATGGATTATTTGTCTATCTCGTTATGTGCAGGGTTAGTGAGTCGTCGTGATTTTCCCGGCCAAACGGCGGACGATCTATTGTTACGTTCTATTGAAGCTCGGCGTTATGCCTACAAAAATAATCTTCATTTTTGTAATGCACTTTCTTTAGTCGGACAAGATGAAGTGCGTCGTGAGCAACTAAAATGGCTATCTTATGTCAGCCGAGCTGTTCTTGATAATAATGTGCTGATATATAGTCAGCCAATATTTGCAGCGGGCACCCATAAGAAGGTTTCTCAAGAGTGTTTAGTTCGCTTGGAAGAGAAAGGCGAAATTATTTTACCGGGGCGTTTTTTACCTGTCATCGCGGGGACCCATTTATATACCCGACTTAGCCATCAATTGATCTCTCGCATTGGTGAATTTATGCGAGAAAGGGACGATTCTTTTTCGATCAATCTTTCACCGCAAGATTTAATGAGTGACCACACACTTGCCCATTTAGAAAATATGGTGAGAAGCTTGAATGCTCCTGGGCGATTTGGTTTGGAAGTGCTCGAGACTGAGCAAATTAAAGATTACGGGCGCATGATTGAAGTGTGTGATCATTTTCGTTCACTCGGGGCGAAAATTGTTGTGGATGATTTTGGCTCTGGTTATTCCAATATTGATGAAATTGTTAAACTTGAACCGCAAATCATTAAGCTTGATGGTAGCCTTATTCGAACCATAGACAGTGATCCTAAGCAGCGTAAAATTACCGAGCAGTTAGTGAAGCTTTGCCACGTGTTAGATGCTCAAACCGTGGCAGAATTTGTTCATAACGAGCAAGTGTGTCGAATATGTGAAGATATTGGTGTCGATTATTTGCAAGGATTCTATTTAGGAAAGCCTGCGCGGCTAGTTTGA
- the yigB gene encoding 5-amino-6-(5-phospho-D-ribitylamino)uracil phosphatase YigB, which produces MFIYRNLSPIKAMTFDLDDTLYDNRPVIRRLDQEVRAWLYEYHPVAATQDEQWWGQLKLQLAADNPWLKNDVSLWRFTQIKQGLIVLGYSESQAVDAAEQVMVQVNHWRNLIDVPHETHRVMQALAQKIPLVAITNGNVSADKIGVGHYFKSVLRAGPDGFAKPHQDLFDKAQGILNVPRSSILHVGDHPVTDVVGAKQNGLQACWFNDQSQSAFDTTRLRLLPDLEIHHLESLLLLVN; this is translated from the coding sequence ATGTTCATCTATCGTAATCTGTCACCAATAAAGGCAATGACCTTTGATTTAGATGACACGCTTTACGATAACCGTCCAGTAATACGTCGGTTAGACCAAGAAGTTCGGGCCTGGTTATACGAATATCACCCCGTGGCGGCAACGCAAGATGAACAATGGTGGGGGCAGCTAAAACTCCAGTTAGCGGCTGATAATCCGTGGTTAAAAAATGATGTTTCTTTGTGGCGCTTCACTCAAATTAAGCAAGGCCTGATTGTACTTGGCTATAGTGAATCTCAAGCAGTTGATGCGGCGGAACAGGTTATGGTGCAAGTTAATCATTGGCGAAATTTAATCGATGTTCCACATGAAACACATCGAGTGATGCAAGCATTAGCGCAAAAAATCCCCTTAGTTGCGATAACCAATGGTAATGTTAGCGCAGATAAGATTGGGGTCGGTCACTATTTTAAGTCTGTATTGCGAGCTGGGCCTGATGGTTTTGCCAAGCCCCATCAAGATTTATTCGATAAAGCTCAAGGCATACTGAATGTGCCCAGGTCATCTATTTTACATGTTGGTGATCATCCAGTAACGGATGTCGTTGGGGCAAAACAAAATGGATTGCAAGCATGTTGGTTTAATGACCAATCGCAATCTGCGTTTGATACCACGCGTTTACGTTTATTACCTGATTTAGAAATTCACCATTTGGAGTCGTTATTGCTGTTAGTTAATTAA